The region CTGCAAGGACACAAAACAGATCAATGTGATTAGAACAACGAATCAGGGACAAATCAGCGCATCAGAAAGCCATGAAGAACCCTATAAGCAGAGCACTCTTTGATTTGCAGTAGGTAACACGCTCTGCTCCAGCGCAGCGACAGCAAATCCCGCGCTGCTGCAGGAACCGGGGTTCAGGCGCTGGGGGGTTTTTAAAACGCTGAACCATATAACCAAATGCGCGAGCGTAAGTGCAGACGGCTCTTTGCAATATAACCCAAGGGTTCCCTATGGAGGGAACGCGAGCCGCCCACAGCCCAACCCTCCCCTCCCGGGAGATGCCGAGGGACCCCCGGACTGAGGAGCCGCGCAGGCGGCTCCGGCCCTGCCTCACCGCCGCCATGTGCAAGCCCCGCAGCGCCACCAGCTCACCGTCCCCCTCGCAACTCTCCCCAGCCCGCACTCGAAAAAAGGGTTCCGCCTCCTGGGGCCGCTGGATCCTGAGCGGCTGTTCGTCTCTGCCGGGTTCCTGTTTCCGGCCGGTCGAGTGTGGTGGGAGCACAGGGGCTGGCTCGTGTAACAGCGGACGCTTTGAACGTAACTaaccaggaagaaaagcaggggTGTTTTCCGGAACACGTGAGCAAAAATTAACGTAACCAAGGGAACAGCCGAAAAAGCAAGGCTTTTCCCTTACGTTTATAATAAAGAACTCGGGAATTatcccccagcagctctgttgtTTGACcgggaaggggaaggaaggcgCGGCCAGCGCCCCCCGCTCGGGCAGCAGCTGTGGTAGCGCCCAGGCTCGGGGGTTGGCGCGCGGTTCGAACGGCGCGGGGCGCGCGCGCTGCGTCAGAGCGCTCCGACCGCTCCTCGCTCCGTGCCGGGGCCGCGTCAGAGCGCTCCGACCGCTCCTCGCTCCgtgccggggccgccggggccgcgTCAGAGCGCTCCGACCGCTCCTCGCTCCGTGCCGGGGCCGCGTCAGAGCGCTCCGACCGCTCCTCGCCCCGTGCCGGGGCTGCCGACTGCGCTGCTTGGACACTCCTCCCGCCCTCGCGGCATCTCTGGCACCTGCGAGCCTCGGTGCGGGGCAGCACCGGCTCCTCGGACGAGTCGCGATTTCAGCATCGCCCTGCGAGGTCGGAAGGTCCAGTTCGGTTCTCACAAGCGCTCCAAGGCgcttcccagctcctcttgAGGCAGCGTAACATCAAATAGTCGGGGGTGTAGCCGCCAGGTAcgtagaaaagtgaaaaatgtgctgttaattcacaaatatttataaatatacacGTATATACACGCGTATGATATATGACAGGAGGAGCGTTTGTAAAAGTCTTGTTTTGCTTAATTaaagtgtggggtttttctccCAGATATAAAGCTCTCTGAAGTCATAATTAGTGCCTGAGTCTTCTGCAGTCTAGTGAAATCCTTGAGTTCAAGTAGCTGCACGTAGTTTGTCTTGTGTTGCTGCTGTTAAAAGAGGGACCAGCTGACCTGGAGTAAAGTTCTGgctgtttaaatgtttttcttttccacaccATACTCTTTATTACGACCGTGACTTTCTTCACTGtatccagttaaaaaaaatctggtgaTGACTGGATGATTATTTAATTGCATATACTTCCTTTAGTCACTAAGCAAGTCTTTAATGCAAAGCATACTTTGGAAGTTGTTTTCTTATGTGTGTTATAAAGGCACTGTTTCTtactaaataaacaaataaaatcgTATTTCCCTCTCATCCCCTTTTACTGAACCATGTTAGTGTGGAACTTGCACATAGAGTAGGGGTGGtttaaaaccacacaaaactAAATGTTGACTTTTTCCTGGTCAAAAGTATTAATACATTAGTTTTGAGCTGCATAATATCTCCCACAGATGTTTGACTGTATTGTAGCTAGGCTGAATGTCAGATTATTATCTTTCCTGAAAACTGAGgtttatctattttttaaattactggtGAAGTGTCTTTGCAATTTGTGTCTTTTTACTGCTGTTCACTCTGAAGGCAGATCGTGTTAGGAACAGTGTTAGGAGCAGCTGTGCCTCGTCTGACCAGGTGAGTCATTAGGTCAATTGGTCAAAGCTGGGTTCAATTTTTATCTCTGATTGCAATTGGTTTTTACCTGTGGAGCAGCTTGTTGTTCTATTACAGCAAATGTAAAACAGCTGGATGTGCTCCTGGATCAAATTAGGACTAATTAAAAAGGTTCTTAAAGCCCCTGACTCTATTAGATCCCTGATTCAGCGTCTGTCTCTGGAGGCTGTGCACTGGTCTGTATCTTAAAACAATTACCTAATGCTGTATTGTTAAAACATTAATCCcatgtttgtttgttctgagaaaaatccttattttgttttatgcaGTAACACTGATCCTGAGAAATGGACAAGAGCATTTACCAAGCTTATGAAGATGAAATCCGGGcactggaagaagaaattaGGCTATTGACAGAAAAGTATGAAGATATCCGACAAgaatccacttttttttctgatgaggaGATACTGAAGTCAATGTATgcctttttctcatttgttaCATTAACAGAGTTTCTCTGTCAAAATTGTTTGGGATAAGCTTTTGACTCTATGTTAGGACTTTCCTTATGTTAGTAAATGTAGACTCAGTGGCTAAAATAAGTCACTTAGATGAGTAAAGGCATCTTGGGGTCCCTTTTGTTGCATGTTTCTGAAAAGGGACGCTTGCATCTCCAGACTTGGTGTAAAAACTGTGTTTACCTGGCAGTGAATGGAAAGAGTTCATGTAAGTTAGAATAGTTTACTGTTTCCAGCAATGCGATCCATCTGAAATTTGACTCCTTGAAAACTGATTTGGGTCTGAAAACTATCAGATCCCATTCCCAATGCCTTTTATTTAATGATATTGCTGTACTGACATGCAAAAACAAGTTATGTCTGGGTATTTTGcccttttgatttttttttttttttccccattctaGAAAATCATTCCAGGGAGAAACCAAGGGACAGGAATATCCATCAGACCTGAAAGCTCAACTTGAAAGTCTAGGAACAGATCTCTCATTTTTCATGACACTTACTGGTTTTCAGTTCACAAGCCATTCCaagaaaacagtggaaaaaagtaAGCAGTTTTGTGCCCTTTACTGAGCATACTGGTTGCAGTTCATCTGCAAACCTATGTTCTACTTCACTGTTAGCAGAAAGAGAATTAGATTGTTGATATTTGAAATACAATAAGATTTGGTTCACTGACAAAACAGTTTCTGAGTAAATGTAGTGTTTTGCTTAGTGGGAAAGTGACAGACTACTATTGCCCTTTGCATGGGGGGAAAGTGGAGTtagttgttggggtttttaaacaTGTTAAACTTCTTTACATGAGGAATTGTATCAGTTGGTACTTTAAATATGATTGGAAGAAATGCAGTAGTCATTGAATAGAAGTGTAATTGATTATTTTGTTAACTTGATTTTAtaacagctgaaaacaggaCAGTGCAGAAGCACAGATTATCAGGGAAATGTCACTCCCTGTCTTTTCAATTGGAATTCCAGCTTCTTGAAATGCAGGTAAGGGTTAATgtatgtttgaaaaaaaatcaactaccaaacaaacaaaacttcaaATGGACAAATGTCAGTacttccttttccagctgaaacctTTAACTGTTTCATCTAAGCTTCAATGGGTTCTTTTGACTCTTTAACATCTTTGGAACTTTGGAATTCTGCGTGCATCCACGCAAGATAGTTCTGAAGGTCTGGTTTAGTGTTCAGCCACAAAATGGTTACCATAGaatgatttaggttggaaaaaaccttcaagatcaagtccagctattgagccagcactgccaagtctcTATCACCCTTCCTTCCCAAAACGTGGTCCCTGCAGGATGCTCTTGCAGACTAACACTGAGGTAAAACCCTGAGAGCACTTGGTGTCCCTCAGCTCTGTCAGGTACCTGCTGGGGCCTcatcctgaccctgcacagctTTCATCCACACAAATCATTCTCCTATAGTCACATATCTTATTCTGGAAACTGGAAAATGCCAAATGTTACGTCTCTGCAAGAAGCTGGGGAAAAGCTAAAACACTACAAACATGAGCAGCtctttgttggtttgggttttttttccctttttttttttcctacgTTTGTGTGTGCTTGCAGCATTACCCACAAGTTACGCTAATGATTGCTGGTTTTCTGGGAGGGAGCTCTTTCATAAGACCCTATTCTTAGCACAGAAATTAGGGTGCTAAGCAGAGGAAGACAGCTACTACCCCAGTTTGGAATAGTATTTCTCTAACACTGTTGCACTTTGTAATAGTATTTCTAATATCAGGAAAACTCAATTTTCAGCTCAGCTTTAAAGTTGTTGgctttttggttgttttgtttggggtttttttttaacttaatgaCATGGGACTGAGAGTAAACAGTAGAGATGTCCTTCCTATTCTTTAGAAAAGCCATATTGTTAATTTGGGAATTGAATATTTAGGTAGTCACACATGGATTTTATCCTTTGAAactgcagcagttcagctgaATGAGCAACCTTTGAAGTCCATTTGTGACTTGAAACTTGTGGTCTTTGTGATGCCTCTTTACATTTGCTTGTATGAAACTGCACTTAGCCTTGAGTGGGGACATGGCCCACACCAATTATGCAGCTTGGTGAGATGAATGTTTCTCTCTCAGCTGCATCTCCTGCGGGATGATGACATCTTTTGGTGTTAGTGGAGCTCAGGGGGGTAACCGCGTGTTAAATTTACCGCCGACGGCATCGGTGCTGCTTAAAGCCATTGCACCACTGTGCGGCAGCACTTGGCTGCCTAATGCCTAAAATTTGGGCTACTTTTGAGTGCTGATGAGGTCCCCATAGTGAGGGAGATAGGGAATTCCAGGTGTATATATACTTTAAAACCCCTACTTCAGTTGTAAAAGTATAATTTTGAgctaattttttcctgattttttttttctagaaatacaTTGTATTCCAAATAACTTGCACTAACATTAGCATGGGCAGGGTAGTACACAGTTACAACCAGTTTCACCTCTCATGAGTAGTAAAAGGTGACAGCTGTTTTTGGGAAGTGCCCAGCAGGTAACAGGTCTGTTGGTATGCAGCAGAAGATTAGGAAGTTTTTTTCACACTGCTAACTGCAGCTTTTTATTCTAGTAGTGAAGTCACAATAGAGTTAACTTAGCTCCATGGTATTAGATTATTAGAGGAGGATATGGGCAATGGGCTTGAAAATCAGCCAGAACAAGTCTAAGCCTTTTGAGAAAGCAACCactttaaaagtttcttttatgGCAGGAgctttccttttaaatctttttatttgGCCCCACAGTGGCATTTTGGCATGTTAGTAACCCACCCATTGGCAAACCAGTCCCTTCAGAAGGTGGCACATTAGCTTGTGACTGCTGGCAGCTTCTCCACAACTCCATTCCCCTGTTGAGCCTTTTGCTCTAAACCTAAAATGATTTTTCCTGATGTTATTTAGTCCATCCACTGATCTTTGTAGtgccttgttttgcttttcccatcTTGCGTGATGGCAGTGTTAGCAGGGCTTCTGTCCAGCCAGTTCAGGGGCTGCTGAGATGTGTGTGCAGTTAACTCCAGCCTTCCTCTCTTGCCATTCCCATTTGCTTGTAGTGACTTGGTATTAGAAGTTTAAAGTGAGGCATTTGCTATGGGCTTCAAACCATGATTTTAAGCTTTTTCATTCACTGTCATCTAATCTATTACTTTGATATGTTCAAGAATGCATAGAAAAAAACAATTCTTTTATGGCTTCATTTCTACTCTTTATCcttcttttctcattctttaaGAGCTTATTAGTTAATTTAGAATAATTGTATTATCATGCATGTGTTCCTGAGTAAGAGTTACTGTCAAAAGGGACGTGATTTTGAGACAAAACTatagtctttaaaataaattttttaagaaaggaaaactatCAGATAAAACCTTATATTTGGATTTTCTAGTATATGTGGCAGCTAAAGGTTGTGTTGGAAAATGAGAGGAATCTTGAAGTGGAATTGATGTGAAAGGAAGCAATGAACCTTcctttatacatatatattctCTATGCTGACAAACTCGGGTATTATTCCAAAAGCATTGTTGTGTGGGTAATAGTGCTActgttgaaatgaaagaaactgttcacacacacaaactgtAGTTTAAAAGATGCTATTTTAAGGATTGTAGTGCTTGGCAGCatttatatatacttttttctACTTTAGATGCAAATAGacacatttttgtctttgctagagaaatttctaaaatattttgttgttacTTCTCCAATCTAGAACAATGAGAAAGTGTCTGCTGTTGTTAGTGAGCTCAGCATTGTAATGGAATCCAGAGAAGATTCAGATGTGAGCAAGTTTGTGTCAAGGTAAGGTGGAATTTTTTGGTCAAGGAAAGTTATTGTATGGGATATGGGATACTAAATGCAGTACTGAGTTTTCATGTAAATTGCTGGCAGTCATTGTCTTTATGTGATGTGTCCTTAGCCCAACCTAAACACTCCCAATCCTTTATCTGTATCCTGGAGAGAAGATGAATTTGTAACCCTCCTTCCAGATCATAAAAGTTATATGCCTTTCATGTTAAGCTGAGCCAGGTTTTGGATTATAATGTGTTTTAGCtgtttgaagagaaaaataatctcagttattgcattttaattaatagaATTGTTCCTCAGATGTGTGAGCTGCAGATGTGCACTGTGGGTAATGCCTAAAGTGCACATCCAGAACCCCTCTCCAGTATTGGCCTGTTTCTGATTCTCAGCTCTCAATTCCGTTTCTCTTCTTGGTATCAGAATTTATTTCACTGATATCTTAAAAccaatataatttaaaaacatggaaTAGTGTATTTGCACAATGGCTTAAGAAAATTAACATACTGAAACTTAAATGTATGAACGAATGCTGGTTTTCTATTATCTTCTGGAATATGCCAACTTCTTGTGGTAATGTGATGAGTAAATGACCAAATTATTTGTCTGCAGTATTCCACTGGATTCTGCTAGCAGGCTGTTCTGAGAACAAATCTATTATTACCGGGTAGATGATTTAATCTTACTCCTGTTTTTTAAGTagtttcttttggtttgtaTTATTGTTTGGTcttggggagggagaaggagggcCAACAGATGGGTGAAGAGACAGGTCTATTGAGTTACCGCAGGCTTCAGTAGTCTGTACTGAAAACTCAAGGTTTCACTTAGTGGCTTTGAGATTGCCATATAAATCTACTAAAGCTACTGGTGTAACTGGGAAGAGTTACACCAGACTGCTCTCACGAAGTGGGATTTAGAAGAGGAAATTGCCCTGTTTAATTCATGGGTATTTTTTGACAGCAGAAGTGTATTGGAACTTAAGAGTCATACTGGAAAAGAATGTGTTGAAGTAGTGGCAGACTTTATTTCATCCTGGCTGGAGCACTGCTGTCTTGTCTCtgtctcttctcctttttcaccTTGTGCCAGTATTCATAAATAAGCACAAGTTTTCATGAATGATAGAAGATGCCAGCAAAGCAAGCAGTGCTTTCCTCTGAGCCTCTCTTTGCATGTGCCATCTGCTGGCGTTGTGTCCGTAGCTACCCTTGCAGCCACGTGGCCAATAGGACCCATGGAGTCATTATgttgaaaaaatactttggggGGGTTCCTTGTTCCCCCACAACactttcaaatttcatttttcctgtctgcCTTGTCCTGGCCACAGTGGGTGCTGCCGAAGGAAGGCAGTGAGGACATGGCTGGAGTGGGGCTGATGCTGACAGTGCCTGTTTGAGAGCACCTCACTGTTCCATTGCCTGATTCTATGATCTCCCTTTAGGGCCTGTTTTCTCAATCCCCTTGCTATGCTAGTCCTCATTTCTTTCTCCAACTTGTCATCTGCTCATGCCCAGTTTCAGACTTTCCCCAGCTTCCCTTTGTTCTTTAGTCTGCTCCTAGAATCtcgatttttttttccctctgttcctgACCAGCTGAATCTGGTCTCCTGCTATTTCGTTCGTTTTCAGCCTCCCTaccagtttgttttcttcttttgcttccttGGCCCAGTGTTACCAAATCCATTATCTAGTTCTGTTCTGTCTCCTggctgggaatttttttccttctcagttttctaattttttttggctttgttttcttttaataatgcCTGTCAGAAAATGGTCTTTAAGAGCAGCAGAATTAAAAACTTGGCATTCAGTTcctgctttggaagaaaataggGGAATTCTAGAACACTTGAGCAACATCTTTTTGAATGAAGCAAAATTCAGCAGTCTGCAGGTACTGCTgcaatatataaataaatggtACATCTCTATATAAAAATTGCCCATCTTTTAAAAGTGGGCATATCTTTATAcaatttcttaattattttgtgaTAATAAGAGATGCATCACAATATTTAGTAGTCTTTTTTTGGATTCTATTTGTGTCCCCTTTGCACCAGTTATCACTTATTTTATACTGTACTAGTGTTGAGAACCACAGCATCTAAGAAaactctttttccctttttttgacTTGACACCCCATTAATTGCTGAGTTCGTTAACCTTTGCATGGATTACTTAGGCAAATGGAGATTTTAAGCAGTATGAAAATTGCTCTTTTTGCTAACTGACTAGTTAGAACCTATAAATCAGAGTGTAGGGTTTGGGAAATACACATTATATTAAATGCTGCATGGTCAAGGTCTCTTGCAAATGAAGGGAAGCAGGACTTCTGCCCCAAGCTTTGAGTCTTTGGTTTTCTGTGCTAATGTAGGAAGTCTTGCATTCTGCAGTGAGTTAAAATAGATAAAGGAACATATTAAAGAAGGTTTAGATACTTTTACAACAGTAAAATTTCTTATATACTCCTGTGTTTTGTTGATGGTATTTTGTGAAGGTGAAAGGGTGTTTGGATGAAGAGCCCGTGCTTTTAACCTGATAGTTACTCTCTGCCTGAATATCTTTTTAGCTGGTTTTGGATGACTTTTCTGTGACATGGATGTTGGCATTGGAGATGGGTGTTTTCTGCTCCAAGTGGATTTTTGTAATGCTaaattctttagaaataaaaaaaaaaagccttgaattTTACCACCCGTTCTCTTAGTACCTTGTTATTTTATACCATGTTTTCTTGGTATTTTAGCCTTTGTTGTAGTTGACTTCAGCAGGAGGAATTAGGCTAATTTGCGCTAATTAGGAATTACTGTTTATGGGTAGATTCAATGCTCTGAGACAATTCACTGAACTGGTGCTCTTCTGCAGTCTCTTACTCCTTTGCCAATATGGATTTACATACGGCTGTTCTTGGCAACAGATTCCCCCTTCTAAACCACTGGATTCCATTTTCTATCTTGAATTTAGCCACTGCTATGTGAGAAAAGTACATACTCAGATATTTTGATTGAGTTCTGCATTTGAAACTAGTTCTTTGAGCTTCTAGCCAAAACTTTGTTTCTATTAATGATCTAGccttgaaaattttcatttgctgcatCACCTAAAAATGATtttgaggcaaaaaaaagaaataaactgaagACAATGCTAAAACAAGGTCACAATGTTTGagattgtattttaaatagcataaaactgtatatttataaaaattgccaagtttttcaaaaataatttcaagtatGTAGTTTAGTACCAAAGCTTTGTGTTGCCCTGCTCCACGTGTGGAGGCTGAAAAAGCCCAGTGCAGTTTGTGTGGAATCCATTCTCCAGCCATGGAGAGGTGGGCAGTTGTTACCGAGTCTCCACAGTTCCTATAGAATGTGTAGATTTTGACATGTACCATTCCAAGTTATGGTTAAAAACAGCTCCCAGACCAGAGCTAACGAGCTTTTGTAAATCAGTGTGTCTGTGTCCTTCCAGGGACTCacttttcccagtgctgccagaatttttttcatcttggcCTGATTTTGTTGGCAGCTGTGACTACTGTGGTAACTTCCTTTAATGATGCTGTTCTTTCCAGGCTAGGATAAAACttgtttggcttttcttttacattttcaataTCTGAATGAccttaatgtattttttttccagtttgtttgTGTAACATGTTAAGGTTTGCTGCTCTATGTATTAAATAGAGCTGGATTGGAGGCACAGTTTTCCCTGGAAAGGCT is a window of Corvus cornix cornix isolate S_Up_H32 chromosome 12, ASM73873v5, whole genome shotgun sequence DNA encoding:
- the LOC104683194 gene encoding centromere protein P — protein: MDKSIYQAYEDEIRALEEEIRLLTEKYEDIRQESTFFSDEEILKSIKSFQGETKGQEYPSDLKAQLESLGTDLSFFMTLTGFQFTSHSKKTVEKTENRTVQKHRLSGKCHSLSFQLEFQLLEMQNNEKVSAVVSELSIVMESREDSDVSKFVSSTEEHGNLLTFFRSLSAYAEWYEHRRRTFLHFKAKYPDIVTVPEGLLGDFIILRNPKVSGFELMIVWKIHLDEEGTTTPVLDLLTKVPEQVLEQRMTSVESIPGSFRSAVRLFGIEAAIENLIKVLGSEE